Proteins encoded by one window of Melopsittacus undulatus isolate bMelUnd1 chromosome 21, bMelUnd1.mat.Z, whole genome shotgun sequence:
- the PDE1B gene encoding dual specificity calcium/calmodulin-dependent 3',5'-cyclic nucleotide phosphodiesterase 1B, which translates to MEPPRSLPELEPERGAPEQTLEEKPEPSKRIWVKLRALLRFLVKQLDSGEVNVEELKRNLEYAASLLEAVYIDETRQMLDTEDELREMGSDAAVPSEVRDWLAATFTQQARAKGRRAEEKPKFRSIVHAVQAGIFVERMLRRLYTAVGPTYSSSVLNCLKSLDVWCFDVFTLNQMTEEHSLRTIVFEILTRHNLNSRFKIPAVFLNTLLDALETGYGKYRNPYHNQVHAADVTQTVHCFLVRTGMLNYLTELEVLAIIFAAAIHDYEHTGTTNSFHIQTKSDCAILYNDRSVLENHHISAAFRLMQDEEMNIFVNLTKDEFAELRALVIEMVLATDMSCHFQQVKSMKTALQQLERIDKSKVLSLLLHAADISHPTKQWSVHSRWTKALMEEFFRQGDKEAELGLPFSPLCDRTSTLVAQSQIGFIDFIVEPTFSVMTDVAERMVLPAAEDGTKGNGNAVGNQQGSSQWRQPGLDEHADVGDIKANLTTFRSTWLKHLQENKQKWKERAASGITDQSSIDELSPSEEQPEPGQHRHNGDVE; encoded by the exons ATGGAGCCGCCGCGGAGCCTCCCGGAGCTGGAGCCTGAGCGAGGGGCCCCAGAGCAGACCCTGGAGGAGAAACCGGAGCCCAGCAAAAGGATCTGGGTGAAGCTGCGGGCGCT GCTGCGCTTCCTGGTGAAGCAGTTGGACTCGGGTGAGGTGAACGTGGAGGAGCTCAAGCGGAACCTGGAGTATGCAGCCTCCCTGCTCGAGGCCGTTTACATCGATGAGACCCG GCAGATGCTGGACACGGAGGATGAGCTGCGGGAGATGGGCTCGGACGCGGCTGTGCCCTCGGAGGTGCGGGACTGGCTGGCGGCCACGTTCACGCAGCAGGCGCGAGCCAAGGGCCGCAGGGCAGAGGAGAAGCCCAAGTTCCGCAGCATCGTGCACGCGGTGCAGGCCGGCATCTTCGTGGAGAG GATGCTTCGCCGGTTGTACACAGCCGTTGGGCCCACTTACTCCAGCTCCGTCCTCAACTGCCTGAAG AGCCTCGATGTGTGGTGCTTCGATGTCTTCACACTGAACCAGATGACGGAGGAACACTCCCTGAGGACCATCGTCTTCGAGATCCTCACCCGACACAACCTCAACAGCCGCTTCAAG ATCCCGGCTGTCTTCCTGAACACGCTGCTGGATGCGCTGGAAACAGGCTATGGGAAGTACCGGAATCCCTACCACAACCAAGTCCACGCTGCCGATGTCACCCAGACTGTCCACTGCTTCCTGGTCCGCACGGGCATGTTG aactACCTGACGGAGCTCGAGGTCTTGGCCATCATCTTCGCTGCCGCCATCCATGACTATGAGCACACGGGCACCACCAACAGCTTCCACATCCAGACCAA gtCGGACTGTGCCATCCTGTACAACGACCGCTCGGTGCTGGAGAACCACCACATCAGTGCCGCGTTCCGGCTGATGCAGGACGAGGAGATGAACATCTTCGTCAACCTCACCAAGGACGAGTTCGC GGAGCTGCGGGCGCTGGTCATCGAGATGGTGCTGGCCACAGACATGTCCTGCCACTTCCAGCAGGTCAAGAGCATGAAGAcggctctgcagcagctggagag GATCGACAAGTCCAAGGTGCTGTCGTTGCTGCTGCATGCGGCCGACATCAGCCACCCCACCAAGCAGTGGTCGGTGCACAGCCGCTGGACCAAGGCCCTTATGGAGGAGTTCTTCAGGCAG GGAGACAAAGAGGCTGAACTGGGGCTCCCCTTCTCACCGCTCTGTGACCGCACATCCACACTGGTGGCCCAGTCCCAGATTG GGTTCATTGACTTCATTGTGGAGCCGACCTTCTCGGTGATGACCGATGTGGCCGAGAGGATGGTGCTGCCGGCGGCCGAGGATGGCACCAAGGGCAATGGCAATGCCGTGGGCAACCAGCAGGGCAG CTCCCAGTGGCGGCAGCCAGGCCTGGATGAGCACGCGGACGTGGGGGACATCAAGGCCAACCTGACCACGTTCCGCTCCACGTGGCTCAAGCACCTGCAGGAGAACAAGCAGAAGTGGAAGGAGCGGGCGGCGAGCG GCATCACGGACCAGTCATCCATCGATGAGCTGTCACCCAGTGAGGAGCAGCCGGAGCCCGGCCAGCACCGGCACAACGGGGATGTGGAATAA